In Trachemys scripta elegans isolate TJP31775 chromosome 13, CAS_Tse_1.0, whole genome shotgun sequence, the sequence GAAAAGCACCCATCCTTAGGAGGCACAGCAATTGCTCACCCAAATCTTCCCAAGTTAAACTTACTGCTGAACCTACAAGGTTATTCCTCATGCAACTGGGCACAAGGGTAGAGACACAGATGATGCCACCTTATGAAGCAAGGCTCAAGTAGGGTATCTGGGGCATGGGAGACAACAGGGAAGACCTGTAACAGTCTGTTTCCTTTTGCTCTTCATGCAGCCATGTAAGGGGACCAGAGGCTGAGGCCAGCGGAGGTTAATGCCAGGGAAGCCCACAGAAAGCAGATTACTTTGTGCGTGTAGGGTGAGCCAGAAGGCAGACACTTGAGAGTGGAGACAGCTCCAGTGCCacaaggggagtgaggagggagggaaatattAGCAGTCAATAGTTAGTAGCACCTAAAGACCTCAAACAGGATCAGGCTCCAGCTTCACTGTCCTGTGCACTGTATAAATCTATTAGAGACACTCCATGCATACAAGCTAGAGCGACACAGGCTAGGGGATATGCGCAACATAAGAGCAAATGAGTATGAGGAAGAATTGGTCCATCTTGTTTAGTTATAGGGTCTGCAGAAATATTACACCCTTTTCCCACCCaggttccctctaattttttccatgtgTGGAATAAATATTATGTGCACCAGTAGAAATAAAAAACCTAGatatagtattttttaaaagttaaatagagataattactccagccagggcaggttaggcattttagaactcacacttaaatttaattctttcagtagtaagaaaaaaatgaaatgcatagaccagtcaaaacactaaacacactttgaaagaataaaattacaaagAATATATGTACATtgcaagaagtaacaacaatatAAGTATATATTGGGAGGTGCGTGTGACAACACAGGGacagcatttgtgtgtgtgtgtgtgtgtgacacacagactgtgtgtgctggctgctgggaaagTTTTTGAGAGATGCTCCATGCTGTCTCTCTAAGGCACTCATGgaaagctctcctgctctgtggagatgggacACATGGGcggggagagagacagactgtttgagctggctgctggggaagtctcagaAACAGTGCACTCTCTCCTTAAAGAAAGGCACTCACTCACCCTTCCCTGCAGAAGCTCTGAgtcctgagccaggctgtccccCCCTCAGCCcggtggagatggggtacaggggctgggggagggggatcagcaccctcctcccccacccctgctctgcacagccagcaggagggtcctgtGAGCACCTGCAGAATGGAgcaacatggggggaggggcacctgagcACATGCTACCTCTGTGCTAATCAGCTGGGCAGCACTTAAACGGCTCCTGGGCTGCTCAAGGAGCAGCTTACAGGGAGCACAGCACACCAGTGCTGCTAAACGTGACCAAGGATCAGGTTGCTGCCTGAAAGCTTCTCCTTAGCAAGCCTCTCACCTTGGCATAGGGAGCAAGGTAATCCAGGGCAGTGACGTGGAGCCGGAACTTCTGGGTCTTGGTGAACTTCCCAAAGCAGGTGCCCAGTGCCACCAGCTTGTCCCCAGGGATACTGGTCGCTACCTTCAAGATTCTCTCACTAGGAAAGAGCAAACGCAGCCAACGTGTGATTAGTTCTCAGAGAACCTCAACACCTAAAGAGAAGGTTTAACCAGCGCCAGGCCCCCCACTGTCAGCCAGAGGCACGGATGGGGCAGGGCAACCTGGCTGGGCACCTGCAGTGCACGAAGAGCTGCAGTCACAAGCAGCATCAGCCCCACACGCTCCAGGAAAGGAGCAGGAGACAGAGCGCCCTGGggccaatccctgccctgacccagcagGGGCCCGGTCTGGGGAACTGGTCACTTCGCTTGTGGCCTGGGGACTCCAGCCCGGCTGCGCCGCCCACCTGACGTAGTAAACCCGGTCCTTGTGCAGGCGGAAACAGTAGGAGCCGTCGGGCCGGTCCACCAGCAGCTGGATGTTCTCGCcgatgctgtggggagagagaccgTGAGCGGTGGGTCCCGGGACGGGCCACTTGGGGgccaccagccccccccccccccgcccccggccccccccccccccccccccccccctccgcccagcCTCTctaccccggccccgcctcactATTTCGCGAGCTTCTCGAACAGGGCCCGGGTCTCCTCCTCCGTCAGGGGCCGCATCGCCGCACCCGGCAGCTCCGGGCTCAGTCAGGGCACTGCTCcacgtgggggaggggacagcccGGAACCGGAAACAGCCCTGGGCTAGTAGAGTCTGGAACATAGAGCGTCCCTGGGTGGATGGGGCCAGCGTACCTCGCTCAGTGCCATAGAGTCGGAGGGACGCGCGTACCGGGTTTGAGTTCGCGGAGCTGTAGGGGGCGCTAGACCAAGTGTCTCCAGAGCAGTAGAGTTGCCGAGGGGCGGGGTAGAGTGCCCCCCACACCATAGAGTCCTGCGCCCTGTGGATAGCACGTACCAGCGTGTCGTGGCGCTCTCCCCAAGATGGCGGCGGCCGGCGCGGCCCTGGAGGAGGCCAGCCTGCTGGCCTGGCTGTTCCGCGGGGCGCCGGGGTCGGCGCCAGGGCCGGAGCTGGCCGGGTACCTGGCGGAgctggcggggctggggctggaggcgcTGGGCCGCGAGCCGGGCCGCCTGGCCGAGGAGCGGGCGCTGGCCGCCGCCCAGACGCGGCACTTGGCCTTCGCCCACTACAAGATCTTCATCCGCTCGGCCGAGTGCACCAGCGAGACGGGCCGCGGCTTCGGGGGCATCGAGCGCGGCCTGGCCCGGCTCCTGGGGCGGCTGCCCGGCTTCCAGGAGACCTGCAGGTGGGCCCGGGGGGCACCTCGGccgggggggttggggagggggcggggccggggggaggTTTGCGCAGGGGCTGAGTTCTCTTTCCCTCCGGCAGGAGCTTCTTGCGGGACGCCGAGGAAATCGCCTCCAGCCGCCGCATGAACAGCCTGACCCTGAACCGGCACACGGAGATCTTGGAGATCCTGGAGATCCCGCAGCTGATGGACACCTGCGTCCGCAACGGCTACTACGAGGAGGCCCTGGAGCTCGCTGCCTACGTGCGCCGGCTGGAGAGGAAACACTCCTCCATCCCCGTCGTCCAGGTTTGTCCCAATAGTACTGCCCATGCTGgggggctgcagcccctgggcatgggATGAGCTCCTCGGATGGTGGCTGGCATGGGTTGACTCACCTCCACGCAGCGAGTGGGGTCTTGCTCTGAGAGGAGTGTGGTTTGGGAGGTGACGTTTGGAGTTCAGGTTTCAGGCATGAAGCTTGAGGCCGTGGTGGGCTGTCTCATAGCTGAGGTCTCTCTATCCCTGTCTCTAGGGCATTGTGGACGAagtgcatcagtcttcacagctgatgCTGAATCACTTGATCCAGCAGCTGCGCACTAATATCCAGCTGCCTGCTTGCCTGCGTGTCATTGGCTACTTGCGGCGCATGGATGTCTTCACGGAGGCCGAACTGCGCATCAAGTTTCTGCAGGCCCGGGACGCCTGGCTCCACTCCATCCAGGCCTCCATCCCTGATGACGACCCCTACTTCCACATCACCAAGACCATCGAGGCCTGCCGCGTCCATCTCTTTGACATCATCACACAGTATCGCGCCATCTTCTCGGACGAGGAGCCGTTGCTGCCTCCTGGCGAGCATGTGGTCAATGAGAGTGCCATCTTCCATGGCTGGGTGCTGCAGAAGGTTTCACAATTCCTGCAGGTTCTGGACAATGACCTCCAGCGGGGGGTGGGCAGCCGCTTGGACTCACTGTTGGGTCAGTGCATGTACTTTGGCCTGTCCTTCAGCAGGGTGGGAGCTGATTTCCGGGGCCAGCTGGCCCCAGTGTTCCAGCAAGTTGCATTTGGCACTTTCAGGAAGGCGATTCAGGAAGCAGTGGACAAATTCCAAGATGAGATGAACTCCTACACGCtgatctctgctcctgctgtccTGGGCAGCACCATCCCTGTGACAGTGCCAGCCACCCAGCCAGGAACCCTGCAGCCTCCCATGGTGCTGCTGGACTTCCCACCTCTTGCCTGCTTCCTGAACAACATTCTGGTTGCCTTCAACGACCTGCGTCTCTGCTGCCCTGTGGCTCTTGCCCAGGATGTAACGACTTCCCTGGAGGCTGCCCTTGGCaaggtgaggcaggcacctaacAGGGCATGCCTGTTTCTCTCTATTTCAGCTTCTTGTACTGGGTTGTCAGAATGCTGAGGATAGATCTTGCACCCACTTCCTGTTGGCTGAACgagcccctttcccctcccctgcatttCCCCTACAATTGGGCAACTGAATCAGACTCGGGATCCAGCATCAGAAGATGAATTGTGTAGGGCAAGGTGGTGGGTCAGTGGCTGCTCTCCAGGGCCAGTCCCATCACTCTGAGCAGCTTGGGGAATGTTTGGTGCAGCTGCCCAGGGTGGAGATTGCGGGATGAGGAACTGAAGGTGCTTACgcgctcactctctctctccttcctgcaggTGACTAAAACAATCCTGGCTTTTCACCGGGCAGAGGAGGCGGCTTTCAGCAGCCGGGAGCAGGAGCTTTTTGTTCAGTTCTGTACAGTGTTCCTGGAAGATCTGCTCCCCTACCTTAACCGTTGCCTCCACGTCCTCTTTCCCCCAGCCCAGATAGCACAGACCCTGGGTAAGAattccttcttcccccagcaGAGAAGTATGAGGGAAGTGCCTGCTCTCATGCAGAGCCAGGGCATATCTGCTGAGCAAGGTGGGTCCCAGAGACCCTTGTCTTTGACCCCTTCACTGCCCTGCTCTGGTTCCCATGGGACATCCATTGGCTGGAGTGCTCAGAGCTCCCCCAGTGAAGTCCAACAGTTTACAAGGATCCCTGCCTGAGCTGTGTGATGTCGTCACTGTCCCCATGTCCCTTTCCAGGTGGGCTCTGGGTGAGATAACTCTCTGCTCTCTTGGCCAGGTGTTCCTCCCACGCAGCTGCACAAGTACGGCAGCCTTGGCTGTGTGGATGTGAATGTGATCAAGGAGCCACTCGCCTTCATCCTGCCAAAGAGAGAGGCCATGTTCACTCCAGACGAGAAGGAACTGGCCCAGGAGAGCCCAGCACCTGCACCAGAAATTccagggccagagcagggagTAGAACCCAGTGCGCAGCTGCCTCCGGTGGCTGGAGAGGAGAGCAGTGTGAACGCAATGGCTGTTCTGCAGCCTGATGTCCCAGTAGCCACAACCTAACAGAGGGAGGGGATTGCCCCAGCTTGCCCGCCGTGCTGCGTGCATATACTGAGTGAGTCTGGCCTCTGCAGAAGCCTGTGGGAGTCTCGCACGTAGCAGCGCTGGTATTGAACAATGGCACTGagtgtgggggtgtggatggagaTGAGCAGGAGCATTGGCTGCGTCTGCTGATGGGAACTGTACAGAGCATTACAGGCTGCATCATCTGTAACTACTTCCTTGGCTTCTCTGTACCCGTCAAGTGTGGGCAAGGGCCCCTGCAGGTCTCCTggccctgggggaaggaggctggGCCCAGGCCCGGGCTCTCGACGACCTGTAGTATAAAGAGAGTGAATGCTTTCGGACTTGGAAAGCAGGTTCAATGACGTACATACCTCTGAAAAAGGCTGTTCATAAATAAAGCTCATTCATGTAGTCTGTGCTGTACctgcttccccccagccctggctgcaagtAGCTGCTATGGGCATACCGTGGAGGGATGGGCTGTCATATCCCGCCCCAGCCTGACAAGGACTCAGCTCTTGAAGATATTCACAGATGCTGAGCTGCTGCTATTATCCCCTCTGAGCTTTGGGCTCAAACCACTGGTAGCTCAAGAGGCAACCGCCAGAGAGAAAAATCCCTGTGTTTTTCATAAAGAACTCTGCAGTTTGCACTGCGAGGGAGGAGGTGCCGTGGTGGACAGGCCCATCTCAGGCCATGGCTGAGGGGGGTAGGAGCTGGTGCTGGCCCTGGCAAGGCTCTCAGAtgcccttgtttttttttttttctcgtgTGTAAATGAAGAGCTGGTTTTCTGGAACCTTCAGCTTGGGTCTTAGTCCAGCACTTCGCACAGGGTGAGGATCCCTACAACACCTAACATTCAAAACCTAGCTGGAATGGCTTGTGCCCCCCCTTCTATGTGGGGGTGGGTTCAAGCAGAGGGTGGTGGAGGGCTGCTAGCTgagggctgagagcagggccAGGGGCTTGTAGGCAATTGGAGCGGGAGAAGCATGGATGTGTGTCCTTGGGCATGCCTCTTCCTCGCCTCCTGTGGTTTCCCTGTGTACTAAGGGGCCCATGATGCCCTCCTTTGGATGGGCAAAGTGAGGTGGAGAAAGGCCACCCAGCAGCCTCTGGTCAATGTAGCAGATCTATCCCCAACCCTCTGTTGTGACACCCCACTCCCCATACTGGGGCTCcttcctggggggcagggctggcagataGGCCTAGTGACAGGGACAGGCCCATCACCGCCGGGGCCTGGATGGATCGTGCTGCCCCCAGagaccagggggtggggctgctctTGCTCTCCACAGCAGGGTGCCCTGCAGCGCCCCTTGCCTGCCGCAGTGCCTCAAGCTGGGGAACCCTCCCCCCGGagtgcttgcaacccccctgcaaacCCCtctaatccccctccccccctggctTGGAGCCGGTGACCCCGCCCCCTGCCGCCAGGGGCCGCGCTCTCCCCGTGCCTTGGGAGACTACAACTCCCGGCATGCTCCGCTACTTCCGGTTGGGCCGGGCGGCTCAGTAGCACGTGAGCGCGCGTGCCCGGTCCCGGTCCCGGCATGGCGGCGTGCGGAGCTCGGCCGCCCCTCGCCCAGGCGCTGAGCCGCTGGCGCCCGGCGCGGGCGCAGGTCCGAGGCTTCCAGGGCGCGCCGCCCAAGCCGCGCAGCTACTGGGGGTTCCTGGGGCGCTCGCTGGTGGCGCCCCCGCAGCCGCCCTACGAGCGCGTGTGCCAGGCCGGGCACCCGGTGCTGCGCGGCGCCGCCGCCGCCGTGGATCCCGCGCTGCTCGCCGGCTTCGAGCTGCAGCGCCTGATCCGCGCGCTGGTGCGGGTGATGCGGCGGCTGCCGAGCCAGGGGCTGAGCGCGCCGCAGCTCGGGGTGCCCCTGCGGGTCTTCGTGGCGGAGCTCCCCGAGCGGCTGCACCGGGAGACCAGCCCGGGCCTGCGGGAGGCCAGGCAGATGGCCCCGTTCCCGCTCAAAGTGTTCGTGAACCCGGCCATGCGGGTGCTGGACTCCCGCCTGGTCTCCTTCCCCGAGGGCTGCGCCAGCATCGCGGGCTTTGCCGCCTCGGTGCCCCGGTACCAGGCGGTGCAGGTGTCAGGTAGGGCTGGGGCAGCCCCGGGGCCTGGCGTCCCACCACTTGGCACAAGAGCGAGCCTGTCTCTGggctcccccagccctcctcagcgGCTTccgctgctcccagccccctcggCTTTCCCCCCATCACCTGCCCCAGCCACCAGTGCCCACCATCCCTGTGGCAACAACGCGTATTTCTGGGAAGCATGTAGGTTCAGCCCCATGGGACCAGCCCCCCGTCCATAGCCAGGCTGCAGCGTGCTGGCCTCGTTCGGTGCCGGGATCAGCATTCTGGCATGTCCAGTGCATCCCCCTTAGTCTGGCAGGAGCCCCGTGGCTCTGAACCACAGAGCCGGGGACAGACTGAGGGCTTTAATTGTGATCAGCTGTGCAAGTGGCAGGAATTCATGCTGGCATGGGGGAGACCCCGGTTCTGCAGTGCTAGCGGGGAGTGGGGGCAATGGCCCTGCCTGCTTCATCCCACACTGCCCCTAGGCAGGGCCCAAACCCCTCCCCGTCTGCATGCTGCTGCATGAGCCCTCCCCGGAGGGGGGATTGGTGACAGCTGGATTGGAAGCGTGGTGCTCAGCTTCTCACCTGGGCCCTGTTTGCTTCTGCAggcctgaatgaggcaggagatcCCGTTTCTTGGCAGGCAAGCGGGTGGGCAGCCCGCATCCTCCAGCATGAGATGGACCACCTGCAGGGCATCCTGTACATCGACAAAATGGAGAGCCAGACCTTTGTGAACACGCGCTGGACGGAGGTGAACGAGTGAGCCCCTCACGTGCTGCATCACGGGCGGCTGAAGTGACCGGCTTGGGTTGTAATGGGGTGTCTTCCACTCTGACCGAGGACACGATGGCTGCGCTGGGAGCCTCTGGCGGGAGGAGGAAGCTCTCCTACCGCCAGCCAGGAAAATAAACGTGTTGCACAGCTCAGCTGCAGTCTGAGAGTTCTGAGGGCCTGTGGCCGGGGGGGCGCAACCCTCCCTTTCCCTCGGAGGCTATGGCGAGCACCTCCCCGCTGGGAGCCGGCGCATCTCCTGTGCTTGCCGAGCAACCCCTGCCTCGGGCTGTCCCCTGGCTGCACGGGGGAGTCCTGCCACGCTGGTTCGGTTTTGCCCAGCACTTGGAGAAGTAGTTTTATGATGTGCTCCCCCAGGGACCAACCTGAGAGTAacttctcttcccttctgtcaCTGCACCATGTGAAGCTCAGGCCTTAGGGGGAAAGGCCAGTGGATGTAGCCCTCCCGCCTGTCAACGGGAATACTGTCGCTAGCAAGTACCACACCAGTGCTGGTGCTGGCGCCCGCCGCTGGCTGCTACCCACCGGGCCAGGCCTCGGGAAGGAACACACTTGCTGAGCCACAGGCCAGGGAGACTCATCAGCTTTATTACGGCAAATACAGAGAAAGTCTTTCACAATTCCAGACTGGgttcctctccaccccacctTCCTCACCTCCCCTGGCAGCCTGCTAGTGCCTCCCACTGTCCCCTGCAAGCCAGACTTCCTGCTCATGGGCTGGGCTCATCCCACAACCTGTGGCTGCCTAGGTTCCCTCTAGGGCACCAGAGCCAATCTACAAGAGAAGCCAGACACAGGGGCAGCTCCCCTACGAGCAGCAGACTCTTCCTGGCGAACCCGAGCAGGCAGCCGTCTACCTGGGCAGGGGCTCTCCGACTGCAAGGCCTTCTAGCAGGAGTTCTCTTCCCCACAGAGAAGCCAGGCAGCACTTGAATGAAACGCGTGCTGAGAACAGACCATCTTAGTGCAGAGCAGAGCGAAAAGTGGAGCTCTTCCCAAGAGCCACCGCTGCTGCGGAGATTTCATTACAGACGCTGCCCAAATTGAAAACAGCCCCTGGAGCACTGAGCTCCCACGTAAATCCAGCCCTCAGGAGGGAGCCGTTTCCCTAAGGAGCCCAGTGGGCAGCGTGGATGGGTTGGGAATTAAATTCACCTAAAAGGGCAATGTGAGACTGTGGTCACGGAGCTAAAAGGAAAACATTCAGGTTACAAGTAGCCTACGGGCAAATCCAGCCGTGACAGCCCCACCGCTCGCTGTTCATCAGCTCTACATGGGGCGCTTTCCCTGCCCAATCTGCAATGCCCCCCCCGTACACAGCTGGGCCAGCCGATCCACCTCCCACAGCAGCCTGCCTGGCTGGGGCCTGAGCAGAGCCCCCCAGCTGtgatactgcaaccccccccaaCTAGGCAGCAgtaggtgtggggggggggaggggggggttagtTAAGCATTGGAAGCCTCAGGCCGATGCAGTGGCCTTGCGCCAGGCACGTCACCCACCTCCAGGCTGGCTACAAGCCTCCAAGAGGGGTTGACAGTAaaactggccggggggggggggtaaggaagAGCAATTGTTGCTTTTCTCCCCCCCATCGGCACCTCAGGCTCTaggacagtgattctcaaactagtgtactggtgacccctttcacacagcaactctgagtgtgacacccccctccccttataaattaaaacactttttttatatttaacaccattataaatgctggaggcaaagtggggtttggggtggaggctgacagctcacccccacgtaataacctcccGCCCCTCACTTTGAGAACCCCTCCACTAGGAGTCTCATTCCCCCAGCCCTGCATCGTCCCCGTTTTACACAGCGCCAGTGCTGTCTAGCACTCAGGAGTTctggttcccagtcctgtgctctgaccACTCCTCACTCagccccccgagcctgggcccaGCTTCCCGCAGACGGGGTTACCCCGGCGGACTCTCCTGGCCCCCCTGGAAGCACAGACCGGGAGGGGCAGGGAGTCTCACACTCCAAGGAGCTGGCTGCAGATCTGAGCACGTTGTGAGGACACAAGCTTTTGCGCTCCAGCCAACTGATCTGGCAGGCCCCAGGGCCGGGAAGGGAGCGCTCTGGGATCCTGCCCACAAACAGCACAGAGAGACCTGCCCCCATGAGCTCTGGAGCACAACGACCACCATTACTGCCAGCACTGCTGGCTATTCCGC encodes:
- the NIP7 gene encoding 60S ribosome subunit biogenesis protein NIP7 homolog, whose protein sequence is MRPLTEEETRALFEKLAKYIGENIQLLVDRPDGSYCFRLHKDRVYYVSERILKVATSIPGDKLVALGTCFGKFTKTQKFRLHVTALDYLAPYAKYKVWVKPGAEQSFLYGNHVLKSGLGRITENTAQYQGVVVYSMADVPLGFGVAAKSTQDCRKVDPMAIVVFHQADVGEYVRHEETLT
- the COG8 gene encoding conserved oligomeric Golgi complex subunit 8 isoform X1, with protein sequence MAAAGAALEEASLLAWLFRGAPGSAPGPELAGYLAELAGLGLEALGREPGRLAEERALAAAQTRHLAFAHYKIFIRSAECTSETGRGFGGIERGLARLLGRLPGFQETCRSFLRDAEEIASSRRMNSLTLNRHTEILEILEIPQLMDTCVRNGYYEEALELAAYVRRLERKHSSIPVVQGIVDEVHQSSQLMLNHLIQQLRTNIQLPACLRVIGYLRRMDVFTEAELRIKFLQARDAWLHSIQASIPDDDPYFHITKTIEACRVHLFDIITQYRAIFSDEEPLLPPGEHVVNESAIFHGWVLQKVSQFLQVLDNDLQRGVGSRLDSLLGQCMYFGLSFSRVGADFRGQLAPVFQQVAFGTFRKAIQEAVDKFQDEMNSYTLISAPAVLGSTIPVTVPATQPGTLQPPMVLLDFPPLACFLNNILVAFNDLRLCCPVALAQDVTTSLEAALGKVTKTILAFHRAEEAAFSSREQELFVQFCTVFLEDLLPYLNRCLHVLFPPAQIAQTLGVPPTQLHKYGSLGCVDVNVIKEPLAFILPKREAMFTPDEKELAQESPAPAPEIPGPEQGVEPSAQLPPVAGEESSVNAMAVLQPDVPVATT
- the COG8 gene encoding conserved oligomeric Golgi complex subunit 8 isoform X2, with product MAAAGAALEEASLLAWLFRGAPGSAPGPELAGYLAELAGLGLEALGREPGRLAEERALAAAQTRHLAFAHYKIFIRSAECTSETGRGFGGIERGLARLLGRLPGFQETCRSFLRDAEEIASSRRMNSLTLNRHTEILEILEIPQLMDTCVRNGYYEEALELAAYVRRLERKHSSIPVVQGIVDEVHQSSQLMLNHLIQQLRTNIQLPACLRVIGYLRRMDVFTEAELRIKFLQARDAWLHSIQASIPDDDPYFHITKTIEACRVHLFDIITQYRAIFSDEEPLLPPGEHVVNESAIFHGWVLQKVSQFLQVLDNDLQRGVGSRLDSLLGQCMYFGLSFSRVGADFRGQLAPVFQQVAFGTFRKAIQEAVDKFQDEMNSYTLISAPAVLGSTIPVTVPATQPGTLQPPMVLLDFPPLACFLNNILVAFNDLRLCCPVALAQDVTTSLEAALGKVTKTILAFHRAEEAAFSSREQELFVQFCTVFLEDLLPYLNRCLHVLFPPAQIAQTLGVPPTQLHKYGSLGCVDVNVIKEPLAFILPKREAMFTPDEKELAQESPAPAPEIPGPEQGVEPSLNEAGDPVSWQASGWAARILQHEMDHLQGILYIDKMESQTFVNTRWTEVNE